In Embleya scabrispora, the DNA window CTTCGACAAGGGCACCAAGTTCGACTCGTCGTGGGACCACGGCGGCGCGACCGCGTTCAAGATCGGTGTCGGCCAGGTCGTGCCAGGGTGGGACGAGGGTCTGGTGGGCCAGAAGGTCGGCAGCCGCGTCCTGCTGGTGCTGCCGGCGGACAAGGGCTACGGCGCCGAGGGCAAGCCGCCGACCATCCCGGCCAACTCGACGCTGGTGTTCGTCGTGGACATCGTCGACGCGCTGGGCGGTACGGCCGCCTGACGGCTCGGGCAGTGACCGAACCGGGCCGGTGGCCCGGTACGTTGGACCGGATTCAGCACTCGAACGGATACGGATACCGCAGTGAGCAAGCTTACGAAGCCCGAGATCGACTTCCCCGAGGGCGGCGTGCCCGCCGACCTGGAGATCACCGAGATCTGGGAGGGCGACGGCCCGGTGGCCCAGGCCGGCCAGGACGTCAGCGTGCACTACGTCGGCGTGTCGTTCTCCTCCGGTGAGGAGTTCGACGCGTCCTGGAACCGCGGTCGGCCGCTGGACTTCCGGCTCGGTGTCGGTCAGGTCATCGAGGGCTGGGACCGCGGCGTGCAGGGGATGAAGGTCGGGGGTCGGCGCAAGCTGGTCATTCCGGCGCACCTGGCGTACGGGGACCGCGGGGCGCCCGGGGCGATCGCGCCCGGCGAGACGCTGATCTTCGTGGTGGACCTGATGAACGTGCGCTAGCCGCACGGGTGGACGGCCCCGGTTCGCGCAGGCGCTGCGCGGGTCGGGGCCGTTTGCGTTCCCGGCCGCCCCTGCGGGTCCTCATGCGCCGGACGGGCTGGGGGGCTGGCGGTTCGTGGCACCGGTCAGGCCGGGTGTCGGCCGGCCTGCCGGTCCTCAAGCGCCGGACGGGCTGTATGTGCGGTTGGGCTGGTGTGCGTGGCCGTGGGCTGTGCCGGCTGCCCCTGCTGGACCAGGCCGGTGTCGGCCGGCCTGCGGCCTGCTGTCCTCAAGCGCCGGACGGGCTGTATGTGCGGTTGGGCTGGTGTGCGTGGCCGTGGGCCGTGCCGGCTGTCCTTGCTGGACCGGGTCGGGTGTCGGCCGGCCTGCGGCCTGCTGTCCTCAAACGCCGGACGGGCTGTATGTGCGGTTGGGCTGGTTGTGCCCGGCGAGCTGTATGTGCCCGTTGGGCTGGGTGTGTGCGGCAGGCGGGCTGTGCCGGTCTCTTGCGGGTTGGACCGGGTCGGGTGTTGGCCGGCCTGCGGCCTGCTGTCCTCAAGCGCCGGACGGGCTGGATGTGCCCGGGCGGGCGGTATGTGCCGGTTGGGCCCGGCGGGCTGTGTGCCGGGCGGGTTGCATGTGCCGGTTGGGCTGAGTGCGTGCGGCAGGTGGGCTGTGTTGGGGTCTTCGCAGGGTGGACCGGGTCGGGTGTTGGCCGGCCTGTGGCCTGCTGTGCTCGAACGCCGGACGGGCTGGATGTGCCCGGGTGGGGTGGGTCAGGTGGGGAGGTGGGTTGCGGCCCAGTGGCCGGCTGCTGCTGCGGCCAGGAAGTAGGCGTGGTCGGCTTCCAGGGGGCGGCCCATGGTGGACAGGCGGGCCGGGCTTGATTGGAGGGCTTCGTTCAGGCCCTCGGTGGGTTCGATGTGGATTCGGTGGCGGGCGCGGAGGGGGGCGATGTCGGTCGCCACCCGCGTGGCCAGGGGCTCGGGCAGGGCCGGGACGATCACGTCCGCCGCGGCCAGGGCGACTCGGCCGTATGCGGTGAGACTGTGGTGCGAGACGCCGCGGTGGCGTTCGCGGCCGTCGGCGTCGGAGATGCGCAGTGACGCGACCGGGCGGCCGCCGAGGGTGGCGATCGCGTTGATCGCCTCACCCGCCGCGACCCCGGAGAAGCCCCACCGGGTGCCGGTGCCCAGGTTGCCCGGGCCCTGCGCGACGATCGCCACGTCGGCGCGTTCGACATGGCGCGCGGCCAGCAGGCCGGTGTGCAGGGTGACCGCCTCCAGGTCGCCGCCCAGCGCCTGGCCGACGGTGATCGAGGCGGCCAGCCATCCGTGCGTGCGCAGCGTGTCGACGGTCATCGAGAACCACAGCGGCAGTGTGCCGCCGTCGGTCATCACGTACACCACCCGCGCGTCCGGTCGCGCGGCGCGGATCCCGGCGCAGATCGCGGGCAGCGCCGAGTGCAGGTCGGCGACCACCACCGGCATGCCGTCGAGCGAGTCGGCCGCGCTCAGCGCGGCGTGGTGCGGCGAGTCCTGCTCGTCGACGCCGAGCACCACCGCCTGCATCGGGGTGTAGCGGGCCTTGACCACGTGCCCGGGCCCGGCCGGCGGGTCCGCGGGCAGCCGCTCGGGCAGCGCCACCACCAGCGCGTAGCCGCCGGTGCCCAGGCCCATGTCCTGCGCGGTGGTGTTGAGCAGCACCGCGTCGCCGACCTCGGGGGTGCCGGTCAGGTGCGGGTAGGCGATCGCGCGCACCACGCGGGCGGGCTCCGGTTCGGGCACCGCCACCGTCACCTCCACGGCCCCGCGCCAGGCCCGTCGGATCGCCGTCACTTCGCCGCGTCGCCAGGTGATCACGGTCCGGGAGCCTAACGGCGCCGGCCTGCGGCGGGCGAACTCGGGGGGCAGATCGGCGGGCGGGACCACCCCGCGCGCCGAACGCGGTACGGTCGGGGCTGCGCCGTGTGGGAGGGACTGGGATCTGATGGCGATTCCGAAGCAGGAGCGGTTGGTGAGTCTGGTCATGTGCCTGCTCGCCGCCCGTCGCTACGTCACCAAGGAAGAGTTGCGGCAGTCGATCGAGTCGTATCGGCTGTGCACGTCCGACGAGGCCTTCGACCGCATGTTCGAGCGGGACAAGGACGACGTACGCGAACTCGGCTTCATCGTCGAGACCGGTGCCAACGACCCGCTGATCGAGTCGGCCGACGGCTACCGCATCCGTCCCGAGGCGAACACGCTGCCCCCGGTGGAGCTGGACCCGGAGGAGGCCGCCGCCCTCGCCCTGGCCGCCGGCGCCTGGCAGCAGTCCGCGCTGGCCGGCGCAGCCACCGGCGCGCTGTACAAGCTCAAGGCCGCCGGCGTGGAGATCGACTCGGCCCCGCTGACCAGCGTCGAGCCCAGGGTCACCGCCCGCGAACCGGCGTTCGGCCCGCTCCTGGACGCGCTGCGCACCCGCCGGCCGATCCAGTTCGGCTACCGCCGCTCGGGCGCCGCGGAGGTCACCGCGCGCGTGGTCGAGCCGTGGGGGATGAGCTGCTGGCGCGGCCGCTGGTACCTGGTGGGCTTTGCCCGGGACCGGGGCGAGCAGCGGGTGTTCCGGCTGGACCGGATCGCCGACAAGCCCAAGCCGAAGCCGTTGAAGGAGCCGTTCTCGGCCGAGGTGCCGGCGAAGGTGGACGTGCGCGCCCAGGTCGCCCGCTTCGCCGGCGAGGGCGGCGAGGGCATCGCCCGGATCCGGGTGCGTACCGGCGCGGGGTTCCCGCTGCGGGCGCGCGCTAGCGCGGTGCGTCCGGCCGGCGAGGGCTGGGACGAGTTGGAGCTGAGTCACGGACACGGACTGCACCACTGGCTCGCCGAGTTCGGCCCCGACGTGGTCGTGCTCGAGCCGCCCCACCTGCGCGACGCCGTGGTCGCGCAACTGCGCGAGGCCGCCGGAACGGCGACGGGACAGGTGAAGGTCGGATGAGCAACGCGATCGACGACACCCGACGGCTGCTGTCCCTGGTGGCCTACCTGCGCGAGCGCCCGGGCACCCAACTCGACGACGTGGCGCGCGCCTTCGGCCTGCCGGTGAGCCAGGTCGAGGCGGATCTGGGCACCCTGCACATGTGCGGCACCAGCTTCATGGCCGACGACCTCCTGGAGCCGCACGTCGACTTCGAGGGCCGGGTCTTCCTGGACAACGCCGACGCCCCGGTGCGCCCGGTGCGCCTGGCCCCGCACGAGGCGTTGGCGCTGCTGGTGGCGCTGCGCGCGCTGGCCGGGCTGTCCGGGCTGCGTGAGCGGGACAAGGTCGCGCTCGGCCGGGTGACCGCCAAGCTGGAGGACGCGGCCGGCGAGGCGGCGCGCGCCGCCGAGGGGGTGACCGTCGAGTTCGAGGGCGACGACGCGGCCCAGGAGTCGGCGTTCGCCACGATGGACCGCGCGGTGAGCGAGAAGCGCCGGTTGCGGCTGCGCTACTACGTGCCGCGCCGGGACGAGATCACCGAGCGCGAGGTGGACCCGATCCGCCTGGTCCTGGTCGACGGACACACCTACCTGGTGGCGTGGTGTCGCCAGGCCGAGGGGCGCCGGTTGTTCCGCCTCGACCGGGTCGCCGAGGCGGTGCTGCTGGACGAGGCGTCCGAGCCGCAGCCGATCGAACCGCTCGACCTGGCCGACGGCTTCGCGCCGACCGCCGCCGACGGCATCGAGGTGGTGCTCGAACTCGGGCCCGGCGGACGCTGGGTCACCGAGTACTACCGCTACGACAAGGTCGAGGAGTTGGCCGACGGCGGTCTGCGCCTGACCCTGCGCACGCCCGACCCCGCCGGGATCCGCCGGCTGGCGCTGCGTCTGGGCGGACACGGCAGGGTGATCTCCCCGCCGGAGCTGGTCGACGATGTACGACGCACCGCGTCGGCCGCGCTCGCGGCCTACGCGGAATAGACCGAGCGGCCGGGTCCGGGGGCGACTGTCCAAAAACGGCACACGCCCCCGGATCCGGCCCGCCGGCACCTCCCGGTACCACCGACGACAACCTTCCCGACCTTGCGAGGAGGCCCACGGTGTCGACGTTCACGGCGCGCTGCCCGGTATGCGGACGGGTGGAGCTGACGGCGGATCAGCTACGGCTGGTGCTGCGACCGAACAAGTCCTTCTATCTCTTCCGCTGCCCCACCTGCGCGGACTCGGTGCGCCGCCCGGCCGGTGAGCGCATCGTCGAACTGCTCACCGACGGCGGGGTGTCGTCCATGCAGGTGGCACGCTGAAGCGGGGCCTCCGCGGGCTGTTAGGGTCGCCGCATGTTGCCGTGGGTCCTGCTCTTCCTCGTGCTCGTGCTCGTCGGACTCGGCGTCCTCGCCTGGTTCGCCGTGCGGTTGTTCGGTGACGTACGCCGATTGGGCAAAACGGTCGCGGACGCCGCCGACCGGTTGTCCGTGGCGGCGGCCGAACTCGACGAGGCGGGCCGCCCCGCGGCGCGAGACGACGTCGTACCGCACGCGCGGTCCGCGTCCGCGCACCGGCACTGATTCGCCCGCGTGACCCCTGGGGGTTACGCCCGGTGCAGTTGTTCGCCACCATTGCGTTGCACGTGCGTCATCCGCACCGGCGTACGATCGAACCCGTAACCCCCCGGCCCCGGCAATGAGGTACTGACTATGTTTGGCAAGCTCGGTTGGCCCGAGATCATCCTGATCCTGGTTGTCGTCGTGCTGTTGTTCGGCGCCAAGCGTCTGCCGGACACGGCGCGGGCGCTGGGTCGCTCGCTGCGCATCCTCAAGAGCGAGACCAAGGCGATGAAGGAGGACGGGGCGGCCGAGGCCCCCGCGTCCGACAAGAGCGCCAAGACCACCGAGGCGCCGCCGCGCACCATCTCGGCCGCTCCGGGCGATGTGAACGAGGCGCGGCCGGTCGGCGAGCCCGACCACAACCGTCGCTGAGTCCGTACGCGCCCTATAGGAGTCGGCCCTCAAGGTGCTTGACAAGGCAGGGCGCGGACGACAGTCCGGCCCGAAACAAAAGAAGATCAAGGACGCCGAGGGGCGCATGCCCCTGATGGAGCACTTGCGCGAGTTGCGCAATCGCCTCGTCAAGGCGCTCCTGGCCATCATCGTCGTGACCATCGTCGCCGCGTTCTTCTACGAGGACATCGGCCGCTTCCTGGTCCATCCCGTCTGCGATCTCAAGGACGTCAAGGGCACGGGCGTCACCAAGTGTGGCCAGGGCGTCCTGGTCCAGCAGGGCGTGCTCTCGCCGTTCTCGATGGCCTTGAAGATCTCGTTGGCCACCGGCATCATCGCGGCCTCACCGATCTGGCTCTACCAGATGTGGGCCTTCCTGGCGCCGGGGCTGCACAAGCACGAGAAGAAGTACTCGCTGGCCTTCGTCGGCGTGGGTGTCCCGCTCTTCCTGGGCGGCGCCTACTTCTCGTACTGGATCCTGCCGCACGCCCTGCAGGTGCTCCTCGACTTCACCCTCGCGGACGCCAGCAACCAGATCCAGTTGGACGACTACCTCAACTTCGTCATCCGCATGGTCGTGGTCTTCGGCATCGCCTGTGAGCTGCCGCTCGTGCTGATCATGCTGAACATCGGCGGGGTCGTCACCGCGAAGCAACTCGCGAGCTGGTGGCGCTGGGTGGTGATGGGCATCTTCGTCTTCGGCGCGGTGGCCACCCCCACCACGGACCCGCTGACGATGATCCTGCTGTCCATCCCGATCACGATCCTGTACGGGATCGCGCTGATCGTGGCCTGGATCAACGACCGCCGACGCGGCAAACGGCGCGAGGAAGTGCTCGGCGCCGACCTCGACGACGACGAGGCGTCGGTCCTGGACACCTCGGTACGCCCCGTCGAGCGTCCGAGCGCGGTCGGGGACGACTCGGGCCCCGGTTCCGCCA includes these proteins:
- a CDS encoding helix-turn-helix transcriptional regulator, translating into MAIPKQERLVSLVMCLLAARRYVTKEELRQSIESYRLCTSDEAFDRMFERDKDDVRELGFIVETGANDPLIESADGYRIRPEANTLPPVELDPEEAAALALAAGAWQQSALAGAATGALYKLKAAGVEIDSAPLTSVEPRVTAREPAFGPLLDALRTRRPIQFGYRRSGAAEVTARVVEPWGMSCWRGRWYLVGFARDRGEQRVFRLDRIADKPKPKPLKEPFSAEVPAKVDVRAQVARFAGEGGEGIARIRVRTGAGFPLRARASAVRPAGEGWDELELSHGHGLHHWLAEFGPDVVVLEPPHLRDAVVAQLREAAGTATGQVKVG
- a CDS encoding helix-turn-helix transcriptional regulator; protein product: MSNAIDDTRRLLSLVAYLRERPGTQLDDVARAFGLPVSQVEADLGTLHMCGTSFMADDLLEPHVDFEGRVFLDNADAPVRPVRLAPHEALALLVALRALAGLSGLRERDKVALGRVTAKLEDAAGEAARAAEGVTVEFEGDDAAQESAFATMDRAVSEKRRLRLRYYVPRRDEITEREVDPIRLVLVDGHTYLVAWCRQAEGRRLFRLDRVAEAVLLDEASEPQPIEPLDLADGFAPTAADGIEVVLELGPGGRWVTEYYRYDKVEELADGGLRLTLRTPDPAGIRRLALRLGGHGRVISPPELVDDVRRTASAALAAYAE
- a CDS encoding FKBP-type peptidyl-prolyl cis-trans isomerase produces the protein MSKLTKPEIDFPEGGVPADLEITEIWEGDGPVAQAGQDVSVHYVGVSFSSGEEFDASWNRGRPLDFRLGVGQVIEGWDRGVQGMKVGGRRKLVIPAHLAYGDRGAPGAIAPGETLIFVVDLMNVR
- the tatC gene encoding twin-arginine translocase subunit TatC codes for the protein MLDKAGRGRQSGPKQKKIKDAEGRMPLMEHLRELRNRLVKALLAIIVVTIVAAFFYEDIGRFLVHPVCDLKDVKGTGVTKCGQGVLVQQGVLSPFSMALKISLATGIIAASPIWLYQMWAFLAPGLHKHEKKYSLAFVGVGVPLFLGGAYFSYWILPHALQVLLDFTLADASNQIQLDDYLNFVIRMVVVFGIACELPLVLIMLNIGGVVTAKQLASWWRWVVMGIFVFGAVATPTTDPLTMILLSIPITILYGIALIVAWINDRRRGKRREEVLGADLDDDEASVLDTSVRPVERPSAVGDDSGPGSATRVDDIT
- a CDS encoding DUF3866 family protein, which produces MITWRRGEVTAIRRAWRGAVEVTVAVPEPEPARVVRAIAYPHLTGTPEVGDAVLLNTTAQDMGLGTGGYALVVALPERLPADPPAGPGHVVKARYTPMQAVVLGVDEQDSPHHAALSAADSLDGMPVVVADLHSALPAICAGIRAARPDARVVYVMTDGGTLPLWFSMTVDTLRTHGWLAASITVGQALGGDLEAVTLHTGLLAARHVERADVAIVAQGPGNLGTGTRWGFSGVAAGEAINAIATLGGRPVASLRISDADGRERHRGVSHHSLTAYGRVALAAADVIVPALPEPLATRVATDIAPLRARHRIHIEPTEGLNEALQSSPARLSTMGRPLEADHAYFLAAAAAGHWAATHLPT
- the tatA gene encoding Sec-independent protein translocase subunit TatA, yielding MFGKLGWPEIILILVVVVLLFGAKRLPDTARALGRSLRILKSETKAMKEDGAAEAPASDKSAKTTEAPPRTISAAPGDVNEARPVGEPDHNRR